One part of the Streptomyces sp. AM 2-1-1 genome encodes these proteins:
- a CDS encoding glyceraldehyde-3-phosphate dehydrogenase produces the protein MTVNEDAFTQWKIREETAESMIPIIGRLHRERDVTVLLYSRSLVNKSVVSILKTHRFARQIADEELSVTETLPFLRTLATLDLGPSQIDIGMLAATHRTDHRGRTVEEFTAEAVAGATGAEKIERREPRDVVLYGFGRIGRLLARLLVEKAGSGNGLRLRAIVVRRGAGQDIVKRASLLRRDSIHGQFQGTITVDEANSRIIANGNEIDVIYSDDPANVDYTAYGIKNAVLVDNTGKWRDREGLSRHLRPGIDKVVLTAPGKGDVPNIVHGVNHDTIDPQERILSCASCTTNAIVPPLKAMADEYGVLRGHVETVHSFTNDQNLLDNYHESDRRGRSAPLNMVITETGAASAVAKALPGLGARITGSSIRVPVPDVSIAILNLTLARATTRAEVLDHLREVSLTSPLKRQIDFTGAPDAVSSDFIGSRHASIVDAGATKVEGDNAILYLWYDNEFGYSCQVVRVVQHVSGVEYPTYPAPPA, from the coding sequence GTGACTGTCAACGAAGACGCGTTCACCCAATGGAAGATCCGCGAGGAGACGGCGGAGTCGATGATCCCGATCATCGGCAGACTCCACCGGGAGCGGGACGTCACCGTCCTGCTGTACAGCCGCTCCCTGGTGAACAAGTCGGTGGTGAGCATTCTCAAGACCCACCGGTTCGCCCGGCAGATCGCCGACGAGGAACTCTCCGTCACCGAGACACTGCCGTTCCTGCGCACCCTCGCCACCCTCGATCTCGGCCCTTCCCAGATCGACATAGGCATGCTCGCCGCGACCCACCGCACCGATCACCGGGGGCGCACGGTGGAGGAGTTCACCGCCGAGGCGGTCGCCGGCGCCACCGGTGCCGAGAAGATCGAACGCCGCGAGCCCCGTGACGTCGTCCTCTACGGGTTCGGGCGCATCGGCCGGCTGCTCGCCCGTCTCCTCGTGGAGAAGGCGGGCTCCGGGAACGGCCTGCGGCTCCGGGCCATCGTCGTCCGCCGAGGAGCGGGGCAGGACATCGTCAAGCGGGCTTCCCTGCTGCGCCGCGACTCCATCCACGGACAGTTCCAGGGCACGATCACCGTCGACGAGGCGAACAGCAGGATCATCGCCAACGGCAACGAGATCGACGTCATCTACTCCGACGACCCGGCGAACGTCGACTACACCGCCTACGGCATCAAGAACGCCGTCCTCGTCGACAACACCGGCAAGTGGCGCGACCGCGAGGGCCTCTCCCGCCACCTGCGCCCCGGCATCGACAAGGTCGTGCTGACCGCGCCCGGAAAGGGTGACGTCCCCAACATCGTCCACGGCGTCAACCACGACACGATCGACCCGCAGGAGCGCATCCTCTCCTGTGCCTCGTGCACCACCAACGCGATCGTCCCGCCGCTGAAGGCGATGGCGGACGAGTACGGGGTGCTGCGCGGACACGTGGAGACCGTGCACTCGTTCACCAACGACCAGAACCTGCTGGACAACTACCACGAGTCGGACCGGCGGGGCCGCTCGGCGCCGCTCAACATGGTCATCACCGAAACCGGCGCCGCCTCCGCCGTGGCGAAAGCGCTGCCCGGTCTCGGGGCCAGGATCACCGGGAGTTCGATCCGCGTCCCGGTTCCCGACGTGTCGATCGCCATCCTCAATCTGACGCTCGCCCGCGCGACCACCCGTGCGGAGGTGCTCGACCACCTCCGCGAGGTGTCCCTGACCTCGCCCCTGAAGCGCCAGATCGACTTCACGGGCGCCCCCGACGCGGTGTCCAGCGACTTCATCGGCTCCCGCCACGCCTCCATCGTCGACGCGGGCGCCACCAAGGTCGAGGGCGACAACGCGATCCTCTACCTCTGGTACGACAACGAGTTCGGCTACTCCTGCCAGGTCGTCCGGGTCGTCCAGCACGTCTCCGGTGTGGAGTACCCGACCTACCCGGCCCCGCCGGCCTGA
- a CDS encoding ABC transporter ATP-binding protein gives MNTTVSPLLTVEGLDVTFRRDGEVRAVRDVSFSLDRGECLAVVGESGSGKSVTARTLLGLTGKHASVSARRLDFDGTDLMALTERQWRAVRGRRIGLVLQDALVSLDPLRTVGAEVRETLTEHSLAKGPGAGERVLALLSDAGIPDPERRAAEYPHQLSGGLRQRALIASALSGAPELLVADEPTTALDVTVQAQVLDLLGRLVGDGTALLLISHDLSVVARLADRVAVMYGGLVVERGRAADVLRNPRHPYTRALLAAVPTLASKGSALSVPAARNPAAGPGGCPYAARCLSADERCRTELPAATAGEDGHLTLCWYPGTPVPIGPPAAVRPTAGAVAAPAARQARPATAGPALLEVAGVSKSFRAPGGGSWTAVDDVSFRIRAGETLGLVGESGSGKTTTARIVLGLVEPDEGTVRFEGEPWSGLPERARRDRRRHLQVVHQDPLGSFDPRHTVRRIVAEAAARAGVARGRARTARVAELLGQVGLSAALGDRRPLQLSGGQRQRVAIARALATEPRLIVCDEPVSALDVSVQAQVLDLLAELRRELGLALLFISHDLGVVHHVSDRVIVMKDGKLVETGQVEQIFDRPSHPYTRELLAALPRPDRTAGHAPAVDGGAGADRDPAAADRDQEGVRA, from the coding sequence ATGAACACCACCGTGTCCCCCCTGTTGACCGTCGAAGGGCTGGACGTCACTTTCCGGCGGGACGGCGAGGTCCGCGCCGTGCGGGACGTGTCGTTCTCGCTGGACCGGGGCGAATGCCTCGCCGTGGTCGGTGAGTCGGGGTCGGGCAAGAGCGTGACGGCCCGCACCCTGCTCGGGCTGACCGGGAAGCACGCATCGGTGTCCGCCCGTCGGCTCGACTTCGACGGCACCGACCTCATGGCCCTGACCGAGCGCCAGTGGCGTGCCGTGCGGGGACGCCGCATCGGCCTGGTGCTCCAGGACGCCCTGGTCTCGCTCGACCCGCTGCGTACGGTGGGCGCCGAGGTACGGGAGACGCTCACCGAGCACTCCCTCGCCAAGGGGCCCGGGGCGGGCGAACGGGTGCTCGCGCTGCTCTCGGACGCCGGGATCCCCGATCCGGAACGGCGGGCCGCGGAGTATCCGCACCAGTTGTCCGGCGGTCTGCGCCAGCGCGCGCTGATCGCCTCCGCGCTCTCCGGAGCCCCGGAGCTGCTGGTGGCGGACGAACCGACGACCGCCCTGGACGTGACGGTGCAGGCCCAGGTGCTGGACCTGCTGGGGCGGCTGGTCGGTGACGGCACCGCGCTCCTACTGATCAGCCACGACCTGTCCGTGGTGGCCCGCCTCGCCGACCGGGTCGCGGTGATGTACGGCGGCCTGGTCGTCGAGCGGGGGCGCGCCGCCGACGTACTGCGGAACCCCCGGCACCCCTACACGCGTGCGCTTTTGGCGGCGGTGCCGACGCTCGCCTCCAAGGGGAGCGCGCTCTCCGTACCGGCCGCGCGGAACCCGGCCGCCGGTCCGGGCGGCTGCCCGTACGCGGCACGGTGCCTCTCGGCCGACGAGCGCTGCCGTACGGAGCTGCCGGCGGCGACGGCCGGCGAGGACGGGCACCTGACGCTCTGCTGGTACCCGGGTACGCCGGTCCCGATCGGCCCGCCGGCCGCCGTACGGCCCACGGCCGGGGCGGTCGCCGCCCCGGCGGCCCGGCAGGCGCGCCCGGCAACCGCGGGTCCGGCGCTGCTGGAGGTGGCGGGCGTGTCCAAGAGCTTCCGCGCGCCCGGCGGGGGCTCATGGACGGCGGTGGACGACGTCTCCTTCCGTATCCGCGCCGGTGAGACCCTCGGGCTGGTCGGTGAGTCCGGCTCCGGCAAGACGACGACGGCCCGCATCGTGCTGGGGCTGGTGGAACCGGACGAGGGCACCGTCCGGTTCGAGGGGGAGCCGTGGAGCGGCCTGCCCGAGCGGGCCCGCCGCGATCGGCGGCGGCACCTCCAGGTGGTCCACCAGGACCCGCTCGGCTCCTTCGACCCCCGGCACACGGTGCGGCGGATCGTCGCCGAGGCGGCGGCCCGGGCGGGCGTGGCGCGCGGGCGGGCCCGTACCGCACGGGTCGCCGAACTCCTCGGCCAGGTGGGCCTGTCGGCGGCGCTCGGCGACCGGCGCCCGCTGCAGCTCTCCGGCGGCCAGCGCCAACGGGTCGCCATCGCGCGGGCGCTGGCGACCGAGCCCCGGCTGATCGTCTGCGACGAGCCGGTCTCCGCGCTCGACGTGTCGGTCCAGGCGCAGGTGCTGGACCTGCTGGCGGAGTTGCGGCGGGAGTTGGGGCTCGCCCTGCTGTTCATCTCGCACGATCTCGGGGTCGTCCACCACGTGAGCGACCGGGTGATCGTGATGAAGGACGGGAAACTGGTCGAGACGGGGCAGGTGGAGCAGATCTTCGACCGCCCCTCCCACCCGTACACCCGCGAACTGCTCGCCGCGCTCCCCCGGCCCGACCGGACGGCCGGGCACGCCCCCGCGGTCGACGGTGGCGCCGGGGCCGACCGTGACCCCGCGGCGGCCGACCGTGACCAGGAAGGGGTACGGGCATGA
- a CDS encoding ABC transporter substrate-binding protein: MRPTLSRLGRTLAVGVSGLLLLSACSSGGDTTAKAGSSKPVAGGTLTTAVDTEPVSWDIHASTQDVTAEIQRGVFDSLVSQDSDGTFHPWLATKWEVAPDFKSYTFHLRDDVTFTDGAKFDASVVKANFDHIVAKETKSLYAANLLGPYTGTEVIDPQTVKVTFSKAFAPFLQAASTTYLGFYSPKALAAGAGKLAAGGPADVGSGPFVFSGYTKGQSATLTRNPDYAWAPKTATHTGAAYLDKVVIRFLPTASVRAGALTSGQVQVAKAIPPQNVTALKAAPGLELISRANPGGNYNLWLNGSLAPLDDVRVRKAIQRGIDVEQDVKTVTFGQYPRAWSPISPTTPNYDKSLEGSWPYDPKLSARLLDEAGWTGKDAQGYRTKGGKRLTVEWPQLSIQATREGRDVLGQAVQADLKKIGVEVKRPNLDIGTYNTQVYGGKANIIDLSWPRFDPDVLWLFFNSGSAPAKGGINATFLTDASFDAWTDQGRATLDEKTRADVYPKVQQRGIDLAVVIPLYTQVSLVGQSDEVRGLTFNASNWLTYYDAWLVQK; this comes from the coding sequence ATGCGCCCCACCCTGTCCAGACTCGGCCGCACCCTCGCGGTGGGGGTGAGCGGGCTGCTCCTCCTCTCCGCGTGCTCGTCGGGCGGCGACACCACCGCCAAAGCGGGCTCCAGCAAGCCGGTCGCGGGCGGGACGCTGACCACCGCGGTCGACACCGAACCCGTCTCGTGGGACATCCACGCCAGCACCCAGGACGTCACCGCGGAGATCCAGCGCGGAGTCTTCGACTCGCTGGTCTCGCAGGACTCCGACGGGACGTTCCACCCGTGGCTGGCCACGAAGTGGGAGGTCGCCCCGGACTTCAAGAGCTACACGTTCCACCTGCGCGACGACGTCACCTTCACCGACGGTGCGAAGTTCGACGCCTCCGTGGTGAAGGCCAACTTCGACCACATCGTGGCCAAGGAGACCAAGTCGCTCTACGCGGCCAACCTGCTGGGCCCGTACACCGGCACCGAGGTCATCGACCCGCAGACGGTGAAGGTCACCTTCTCCAAGGCGTTCGCCCCGTTCCTGCAGGCCGCCAGCACCACCTATCTGGGCTTCTACTCCCCCAAGGCGCTCGCGGCCGGCGCCGGCAAGCTCGCCGCGGGCGGTCCCGCCGACGTGGGCAGCGGTCCCTTCGTCTTCTCCGGTTACACCAAGGGCCAGTCGGCGACGCTGACCCGCAACCCGGACTACGCCTGGGCCCCGAAGACGGCGACGCACACCGGCGCCGCCTACCTCGACAAGGTGGTCATCCGCTTCCTGCCCACCGCCTCGGTGCGGGCAGGCGCGCTGACCAGTGGCCAGGTGCAGGTCGCCAAGGCCATTCCGCCGCAGAACGTCACCGCGCTCAAGGCCGCTCCCGGTCTCGAACTCATCTCGCGGGCCAACCCGGGCGGCAACTACAACCTCTGGCTCAACGGGTCGCTCGCCCCGCTGGACGACGTGCGCGTGCGCAAGGCGATCCAGCGCGGCATCGACGTCGAGCAGGACGTGAAGACCGTCACCTTCGGCCAGTACCCCCGGGCCTGGAGCCCGATCAGTCCCACCACCCCGAACTACGACAAGTCCCTCGAAGGGAGCTGGCCCTACGACCCGAAGCTGTCGGCCCGGCTGCTCGACGAGGCCGGCTGGACCGGGAAGGACGCGCAGGGGTACCGCACCAAGGGGGGCAAGCGGCTCACCGTCGAGTGGCCGCAACTGTCCATCCAGGCGACGCGCGAGGGCCGTGACGTCCTCGGGCAGGCCGTGCAGGCGGACCTGAAGAAGATCGGCGTGGAGGTCAAGCGGCCGAACCTGGACATCGGCACGTACAACACGCAGGTCTACGGCGGCAAGGCGAACATCATCGACCTCAGCTGGCCCCGGTTCGACCCGGACGTGCTGTGGCTCTTCTTCAACTCCGGCAGCGCGCCGGCCAAGGGCGGCATCAACGCCACCTTCCTCACCGACGCGTCCTTCGACGCGTGGACGGACCAGGGCCGCGCCACGCTGGACGAGAAGACCCGCGCCGACGTCTACCCGAAGGTGCAGCAGCGGGGCATCGACCTCGCGGTCGTGATCCCGCTCTACACCCAGGTCTCCCTCGTCGGGCAGTCCGACGAGGTGCGCGGGCTCACCTTCAACGCGAGCAACTGGCTGACGTACTACGACGCCTGGCTGGTCCAGAAGTGA
- a CDS encoding acyl-CoA dehydrogenase family protein, which produces MSSATESRPIPADLDRLDEVTASLAATAAEHDRTGAFPHQQIQLLHEAGLLTAGVDARYGGSGATFTEVAKILLAVGRGDPSTALIAGMTIVPHLLQTRSPWPEELYARVLAESAERPTLLNHARAEPDLGSSTHGLPGTVARRTADGWSISGRKRFVTGAEGLSYFLVWAVTDEASPRVGNFIVPAGTPGIDVVPTWFQLGMRATGSHEVEFRDVEIPAEYVHELEHPGTPPAPGTLPGSITMLLSSSLYVGVARAAQSFTTAWGHERVPAALGRPLATTDRFRQTAGEIETLLSTAEQLIFGTADRVDRGLPVSGVDALASKVLVVRHVTAAVQAAVRLLGNPGLAQGNPLERHFRDIQSVGVHAPNEDASLQIIGGSALAAGAPRG; this is translated from the coding sequence ATGAGTTCCGCGACCGAGAGTCGGCCGATACCCGCCGACCTCGACCGACTGGACGAGGTGACCGCCTCGCTCGCGGCCACCGCCGCCGAGCACGACCGCACCGGGGCCTTTCCCCACCAGCAGATACAACTCCTGCACGAAGCAGGTCTGTTGACTGCCGGAGTGGATGCCCGCTACGGCGGATCCGGGGCAACCTTCACCGAGGTCGCGAAGATCCTGCTCGCCGTGGGCCGCGGCGATCCGTCCACCGCGCTCATCGCCGGGATGACGATCGTCCCCCACCTGCTCCAGACGCGGAGCCCATGGCCCGAGGAGCTCTACGCCCGGGTGCTGGCGGAGTCCGCCGAGCGTCCGACGTTGCTCAACCACGCCCGTGCGGAACCGGATTTGGGCTCGTCCACCCATGGCCTGCCCGGGACCGTCGCGCGGCGGACGGCGGACGGCTGGTCGATCAGCGGCCGCAAGCGGTTCGTCACCGGCGCGGAGGGTCTCAGCTACTTCCTGGTCTGGGCGGTGACCGACGAGGCTTCTCCGCGCGTCGGCAACTTCATCGTCCCCGCCGGTACACCCGGCATCGACGTGGTGCCCACCTGGTTCCAGTTGGGCATGCGGGCGACCGGCAGCCACGAGGTGGAGTTCCGCGACGTCGAGATTCCCGCGGAGTACGTGCACGAGCTGGAGCACCCGGGCACCCCGCCTGCTCCCGGCACCCTCCCCGGCAGCATCACGATGCTGCTCTCGTCCTCCCTCTACGTCGGGGTGGCGCGTGCCGCGCAGAGCTTCACGACGGCCTGGGGGCACGAGCGGGTGCCCGCCGCGCTCGGCCGTCCCCTCGCCACGACGGACCGTTTCCGCCAGACCGCCGGGGAGATCGAGACCCTCCTCTCCACCGCCGAACAGCTGATCTTCGGGACCGCCGACCGGGTGGACCGGGGTCTGCCCGTGTCGGGCGTCGACGCCCTGGCGTCGAAGGTGCTGGTGGTGCGCCACGTCACCGCCGCCGTCCAGGCCGCGGTGCGTCTGCTCGGCAACCCCGGTCTCGCCCAGGGCAATCCGCTGGAGCGGCACTTCCGCGACATCCAGTCCGTCGGGGTGCACGCACCGAACGAGGACGCCTCCCTGCAGATCATCGGCGGCTCCGCTCTGGCGGCGGGAGCTCCGCGTGGCTGA
- a CDS encoding dienelactone hydrolase family protein, protein MPGITTRTVAYPADGLTMIGHLALPAGTNRRPAVLLGPEGMGLSDVERRRADALAELGYVALAFDLHGGRYLGDPEEMLARCMPLLADPDRMRGIGHAALDMVRAEPRTDPGRIAAVGYGTGGAVGLELGRDGVDLRAIGTVNALITGRPGEAARIRCPVWAGVGSEDPIMPPAQRDAFTAEMQAAGVDWRLVVYGGALHAFHHPPVDHPAVPGVGHHPRHAQRAWRDIVDLLSECLPVTEDQADPSSATP, encoded by the coding sequence ATGCCCGGAATCACCACACGCACGGTCGCGTACCCGGCCGACGGTCTCACGATGATCGGACACCTCGCCCTCCCGGCCGGTACCAACCGCCGGCCCGCGGTGCTGCTCGGGCCGGAGGGCATGGGGCTCAGCGACGTCGAGCGCCGCCGGGCCGATGCTCTCGCCGAGCTGGGATACGTGGCGCTGGCCTTCGACCTCCACGGTGGGCGCTATCTGGGTGACCCCGAGGAGATGCTCGCCCGTTGCATGCCTCTGCTCGCCGACCCCGACCGGATGCGGGGCATCGGCCACGCGGCGCTCGACATGGTGCGCGCCGAACCGCGTACCGACCCCGGCCGGATCGCCGCCGTCGGCTACGGCACCGGGGGCGCCGTCGGGTTGGAGCTCGGGCGCGACGGCGTCGACCTGCGCGCGATCGGGACGGTCAACGCGCTGATCACGGGCCGACCGGGCGAGGCGGCGCGCATTCGCTGCCCGGTGTGGGCCGGGGTCGGGTCGGAAGACCCGATCATGCCGCCCGCGCAACGGGACGCCTTCACCGCCGAGATGCAGGCAGCGGGTGTCGACTGGCGCCTCGTGGTCTACGGCGGCGCTCTGCACGCCTTCCACCACCCGCCGGTCGACCACCCCGCGGTCCCCGGCGTCGGCCACCACCCACGGCATGCGCAGCGAGCCTGGCGCGACATCGTCGACCTGCTCTCCGAGTGCCTGCCCGTGACGGAGGATCAGGCCGACCCGAGCTCGGCCACCCCCTGA
- a CDS encoding ABC transporter permease, which yields MAPTLVPEPATGPPAPVAVSAPPRARRRRAGGRPSAPPTVVAAGALLLLVVLVAVAPQLVTDVSPTAIDPLDALRGPSSAHWFGTDQLGRDLFSRVLHGARPSLLLGFGSTVIAVAGGAVIGLAAALGGRAADGILMRLADILLALPGLLLALLVVTVLGTGTANVMVAIGIAFVPGYARLVRAEALVVRGSGYVESAVALGLPRRQIVLRHVLPNALAPLLTLATVGFGTALISASGLSFLGLGPAAPSPEWGALLSAGRDFLQTAWWLGVFPGAAVTATVITVNVVGRHAQQRFTRRSDR from the coding sequence ATGGCACCTACTCTCGTCCCCGAGCCCGCCACCGGGCCTCCCGCTCCCGTCGCCGTGTCCGCGCCGCCGCGGGCGCGGCGGCGCCGGGCGGGAGGGCGTCCGTCCGCTCCCCCGACCGTGGTGGCCGCGGGCGCCCTGCTGCTGCTCGTCGTGCTGGTGGCGGTGGCCCCCCAGTTGGTCACCGATGTCTCGCCCACCGCGATCGACCCGCTCGACGCCTTGCGGGGGCCCAGCTCCGCGCACTGGTTCGGGACCGACCAACTGGGCCGTGATCTGTTCTCGCGCGTCCTCCACGGGGCCCGGCCCTCCCTGCTGCTGGGATTCGGCTCGACCGTCATCGCGGTCGCCGGGGGGGCCGTGATCGGTCTGGCGGCGGCGCTGGGCGGGCGGGCCGCCGACGGGATCCTGATGCGGCTGGCCGACATCCTGCTGGCGCTGCCCGGGCTGCTGCTGGCGCTGCTGGTGGTGACCGTGCTGGGCACCGGCACGGCCAACGTCATGGTGGCCATCGGTATCGCGTTCGTCCCCGGCTACGCCCGGCTCGTCCGTGCGGAGGCGCTGGTGGTCCGCGGCTCGGGTTACGTCGAGTCGGCGGTCGCCCTCGGTCTGCCCCGCCGGCAGATCGTACTGCGGCACGTCCTGCCCAACGCGCTGGCGCCGCTGCTGACCCTGGCGACGGTGGGGTTCGGCACCGCGCTGATCTCCGCCTCCGGGCTCAGTTTCCTCGGCCTCGGTCCTGCCGCCCCCTCGCCCGAGTGGGGAGCGCTGCTCTCCGCCGGGCGCGACTTCCTCCAGACGGCCTGGTGGCTCGGGGTGTTCCCCGGCGCGGCCGTCACGGCGACCGTGATCACCGTGAACGTGGTCGGCCGTCACGCCCAGCAGCGCTTCACCCGGAGGTCCGACCGATGA
- a CDS encoding alpha/beta fold hydrolase translates to MTTQVGADLWIRRFHPSPGAGARLVCFPHAGGSAGFWFALSALLRPRVEVLAVQYPGRQERRAEPPAEDIGTLADALAEVLGPWWGEPPAFLGHSMGAVVAYETARRLAEVTGSGPAALFVSGRRAPSTRREERLHLADDASLLAEIVRQGGTPAALLAEPELVEMILPALRGDYRAIERYRYRPGPLIDSPVTVLTGSDDPKVTPEEAWAWQGHTSGPTEVLTFSGGHFFPLEHQDRIGALIHDRLLPGAAPPRHRP, encoded by the coding sequence ATGACGACCCAAGTCGGCGCCGATCTGTGGATACGGCGCTTCCACCCCTCCCCCGGGGCCGGCGCCCGCCTGGTGTGCTTCCCGCACGCGGGGGGCTCCGCGGGCTTCTGGTTCGCGCTCTCCGCGCTGCTCCGTCCCCGGGTGGAGGTACTCGCCGTGCAGTACCCGGGACGCCAGGAGCGCCGGGCCGAGCCGCCGGCCGAGGACATCGGGACCCTGGCCGACGCGCTCGCCGAAGTCCTGGGGCCCTGGTGGGGCGAGCCGCCGGCGTTCCTCGGGCACAGCATGGGCGCGGTGGTGGCGTACGAGACGGCCCGCCGGCTGGCGGAGGTCACCGGGTCGGGGCCGGCCGCGCTCTTCGTCTCCGGTCGCCGCGCCCCGTCGACCCGTCGCGAGGAGCGGCTCCACCTCGCCGACGACGCCTCCCTTCTGGCGGAGATCGTGCGGCAGGGCGGTACCCCCGCCGCTCTGCTGGCGGAGCCGGAACTGGTGGAGATGATCCTGCCGGCGCTGCGCGGCGACTACCGGGCGATCGAGCGCTACCGGTATCGCCCCGGCCCCCTCATCGACTCCCCGGTCACGGTGCTGACCGGCAGTGACGACCCGAAGGTGACACCGGAGGAGGCGTGGGCCTGGCAGGGCCACACCTCGGGGCCCACGGAGGTGCTGACCTTCAGCGGCGGCCACTTCTTCCCCCTGGAGCACCAGGACCGGATCGGGGCCCTGATCCACGACCGGCTGCTGCCGGGTGCGGCGCCGCCGCGGCACCGGCCCTGA
- a CDS encoding ABC transporter permease, translated as MTRSATGPAGRIAGHLGSAAAVLLGAATLAFLALQLIPGDPVSVLLGPSNSGSPEVRAEIAREYGFDRPVADQYLHYLGRLLQGDLGQSYQLQRPVRSLLADQLWPTMQLALAALVLAVVLAVVSAVATAGRRPGFRAVASVWELISASTPSYWVGIVLLTVFSFRFHVFPVAGAEGFASLVLPAVTLALPLTGVLAQVLREGLEAALEQPFVITARSRGVGLTAVRLRHALRHCAVPLLTLTGWLTGSLIGGAVLVETVFGRPGIGSLVLQAVSAKDMPVVIGVVLLSAFVFVVISTVVELLYPVIDPRLRSA; from the coding sequence GTGACGCGGTCGGCGACAGGGCCGGCCGGCCGGATCGCCGGGCACCTGGGTTCGGCCGCGGCCGTGCTGCTGGGCGCCGCGACCCTGGCGTTCCTCGCCCTCCAGCTCATCCCCGGCGATCCCGTCTCCGTCCTGCTCGGTCCCTCCAACTCCGGTTCTCCCGAGGTACGGGCGGAGATCGCCCGGGAGTACGGATTCGACCGGCCCGTCGCCGACCAGTACCTGCACTACCTGGGCCGTCTGCTCCAGGGGGACCTGGGCCAGTCGTACCAACTGCAGCGGCCGGTACGGTCGCTGCTGGCCGACCAGTTGTGGCCGACGATGCAACTCGCGCTGGCCGCACTGGTTCTGGCCGTCGTCCTCGCGGTGGTCTCCGCGGTGGCGACGGCCGGCCGGCGGCCGGGCTTCCGCGCGGTCGCCTCGGTCTGGGAGCTGATCTCGGCGTCCACCCCGTCCTACTGGGTCGGGATCGTGCTGCTGACGGTCTTCTCCTTCCGGTTCCACGTCTTCCCGGTGGCCGGCGCGGAGGGCTTCGCCTCGCTGGTCCTGCCCGCCGTCACCCTGGCGCTCCCCCTCACGGGGGTGCTGGCGCAGGTATTGCGCGAAGGACTGGAAGCGGCCCTCGAACAGCCGTTCGTGATTACCGCCCGGTCCCGCGGGGTGGGTCTGACGGCGGTACGGCTCCGGCACGCGCTGCGGCACTGCGCGGTGCCCCTGCTCACCCTGACCGGCTGGCTCACCGGTTCCCTGATCGGCGGTGCGGTGCTGGTGGAGACCGTCTTCGGCCGTCCCGGCATCGGCTCGCTCGTCCTCCAGGCGGTGAGCGCCAAGGACATGCCGGTGGTGATCGGTGTGGTGCTGCTCTCCGCGTTCGTCTTCGTCGTGATCTCCACCGTGGTGGAGCTGCTGTACCCCGTCATCGATCCGCGGCTCAGGAGCGCCTGA
- a CDS encoding DNA starvation/stationary phase protection protein: MPSKTPSPQYTVPGLSTDEGAEVIEALKLRLHALNDLALTLKHIHWNVVGPHFIAVHEMLDPQTVAVREMADSAAERISALGGEPQGTPGVLVAERTWDDYSIGRADAIAHLGALDLVYTGIIESHRKAVEQVGSIDPVTEDLLIEHLRGLEQFQWFVRAHLETSSGTLSTGGTATETQAARSAGAKKSAPASKPAAAKRTTKKAVAGKRAR; this comes from the coding sequence ATGCCCTCCAAGACTCCTTCCCCCCAGTACACCGTCCCCGGCCTCAGCACCGACGAAGGTGCCGAGGTGATCGAGGCGCTGAAGCTTCGTCTGCACGCGCTCAACGACTTGGCCCTCACCCTCAAGCACATCCACTGGAACGTGGTGGGCCCCCACTTCATCGCGGTCCACGAGATGCTCGACCCGCAGACCGTCGCCGTACGTGAGATGGCGGACTCCGCGGCCGAGCGCATCTCGGCCCTCGGTGGCGAGCCGCAGGGGACGCCGGGCGTGCTCGTGGCCGAACGCACCTGGGACGACTACAGCATCGGCCGGGCCGACGCGATCGCCCATCTCGGTGCCCTGGACCTCGTCTACACCGGCATCATCGAGAGCCACCGGAAGGCGGTGGAGCAGGTCGGCTCCATCGACCCGGTCACCGAGGACCTGCTGATCGAGCACCTGCGCGGACTGGAGCAGTTCCAGTGGTTCGTCCGCGCGCACCTCGAAACCAGTTCCGGAACCCTGAGCACCGGCGGTACGGCCACCGAGACGCAGGCCGCCCGCAGCGCCGGTGCGAAGAAGAGCGCCCCGGCGAGCAAGCCTGCGGCTGCCAAGCGCACCACGAAGAAGGCCGTTGCGGGCAAGCGCGCCCGCTGA